In one Hippocampus zosterae strain Florida chromosome 10, ASM2543408v3, whole genome shotgun sequence genomic region, the following are encoded:
- the LOC127608414 gene encoding mediator of RNA polymerase II transcription subunit 13-like isoform X1 — protein sequence MTSCFVPNGASLEDCHSNLFCLADLTGIKWRRFVWEGPTSSPILFPVTEEDPILCSFSRCMAADVLSVWRRHHTPGRRELWLFWWGDDPSFAELIHNELLSEEDGEWESGLSYECRTLLFKAIHNLLERCLMNRGFVRIGKWFVKPYRKDEKVINKSEHLSCTFTFFVHGDSSVCTSVEIAQHQPLQWLSEDHLSLAQQSSSPLQVILSPYGLNGTLTGQGFKMSDQPTQKLIEEWRQFYPIGPNPKEIQEEKMDDGDWENDSLAAVKVLVAGVRMVYPSCLVLLPLTDLPPVVPQGASNTSGSMSNAQPGQASHRDPAMSSVTLTPPTSPEEAQTDYQPAQRWHKLSSASDGYSSNNTFHGGKIPRRLASHMVESVWQEYNINRTGNKRKFTNLTNGTCEEEADKTVLWDFVEPVHRPHCNCSRHKNQKQRPNNTSGHPPLSGQPTPPAPKHKLAEKLEKGEKQQKRPQTPFHHRNSVSDEQLLDPQTQRLCLRGQEEGSSYPSLHHVDTTAPPKAPTLLTHGLPTDLVGSPPPPPLSPHPCDHADGDLTPGGMKNSSPIHQPFYPPSVEPCVLPQKSSSEEPPPENMAMPLPLPPPFNDTLEPTVFIGSAVNPNEDPGHNPWKYFNLPRKKASIFHTPLLPVDKVRDDAGSGTGAESVVSVTELMAGSMQPLKVSQELVKTYTQRRNTNLSCIIAEGDHNEEPDPYAFNEGDEEFSFKEKRDKAAADRDGSKKHKLDDGSGASADEGQGSSGSKPTTSTSLIHENDLAVSYSDLDKIFNSDEDELTPGSKRAGAGVDDKFVSKEAKATSLDPLSCISTADLHKMFPTPPSLEQQGYSPMNSGSKDSLEAGAGLTLLDGSQLGNHFKMEVEEGFCSPKPSEVKDFSFVYKPETSQPFTGCSMYAPLKTLPSQCLLPIKLPEHKCVYMRSWTIGKMELMPPVVNKDSNIPSVEPDDIQTHTPQTHTPVMSSSAPPSNSGAGILPSPATPRFSVPTPRTPRTPRTPRGPSSVQGSLKYDNSDLYSPASTSSTCRPLSSVEPATVPSVPEAHSLYVTLILSESVMNLFKDCNFDSCCVCVCNMNIRGADVGVYLKDNGEAQYPCTCGFSAVANRRFGQSAGLFLEDELDVVGRGSDAGRDTERCFEELRASAKHKSCGLKEKPPDELILLLQDQCTNPFAPMAGVEYPKLSANPSSFVRVEERDCHNDCYMALEHGRQFMDNMSGGKVDETLVKSTCLHQWPKCKSADMNKLFSQDVLRVLLSLQPVLQDAIQKKRSVRSWGVQGPLTWQQFHKMAGRGSYGTDESPEPLPIPTFLVGYEYDFMVLSPFGLPYWEKLLLDPFGSQRDVGFVVICPESETLLCRAKTFFKDLSAMYEACQLGQHRPICKSHPEGILKVGSAEDRSMAEQPLSDWFLKMAARDPNSEAFKKLKVFAQVCRYDLAPYLSEQSLDRSLLSQRNPVAASSPKSASSSAASGHSNATSTTQRNSAPPSAPSGPQAMGGLSSSKPGAYTQFGTGGLQGATSHNGPQSISQGPGAENGVTSQCSSEPPESTMERDKVGKPTDGESHAISYPPAIVVYIVDPFSYTDADREVHSSAYTLGLLRCYMEMLQFLPARIRNAVSVQIVPCQYLLQPVHSGERHLYGQHLKSLAFSVFTQCRRPLPNSTNFKSLTGFGPGLAIDMALKNPERPECLRLYTPPFILAPVKDKQTELGETFGEASQKYNILFVGYCLSHDQRWLLASCTDQHGELLESCIISIDVPNRARRKMGSARRLGLQKLWDWCLGLVQVTSLPWRVVIGRLGRMGHGELRDWSILLSRRNLQSLSKRLKETCRMCGISAADTPSILSACLVAMEPQGSFVVMPDSVSTGSVFGRSTTLNMQTSQLSTPQDTSCTHILVFPTSAMVQVNTNTSEPIDINFNPINPDGSDGMGIFDLFDNDMVDPDIISILPNSPTTSPVHSPSSHYHHGGDGSKGQSADRMESHEEALNILQQPMALGYFVSTAKAGPLPDWFWSACPQAQNQCPLFLKASLHLHVSSVQSDELLHSKHSHPLDSNHTSDVLRFVLEQYNALSWLTCDPATQDRRSCLPVHFVVLTQMYNFIMNMI from the exons ATGACTTCGTGCTTTGTACCAAACGGGGCCAGTTTGGAGGACTGCCATTCCAACCTATTCTGCCtg gCTGATTTGACCGGAATCAAATGGCGACGCTTTGTGTGGGAAGGGCCCACCTCGTCGCCCATCCTCTTCCCCGTGACCGAGGAGGACCCCATCTTGTGCAGCTTCAGCCGGTGCATGGCAGCAGACGTGCTGAGCGTGTGGCGGCGGCACCACACGCCCGGGCGCCGGGAGCTCTGGCTCTTCTGGTGGGGCGATGACCCCAGCTTTGCCGAGCTCATCCACAACGAGCTATTGA GCGAGGAGGACGGCGAGTGGGAAAGCGGCCTGTCGTATGAGTGTCGCACGCTCTTGTTCaaagccatccacaacctgcTGGAGCGCTGCCTCATGAACCGCGGTTTCGTACGCATCGGCAAGTGGTTTGTGAAGCCCTATCGGAAGGATGAAAAAGTCATCAACAAAAG CGAGCACCTGTCCtgcacattcacattttttgtgcACGGTGACAGCAGTGTGTGCACGAGTGTGGAGATTGCGCAACACCAGCCTCTGCAATGGCTGAGTGAGGATCACCTGAGCCTTGCCCAGCAGAGCTCCAGCCCGTTGCAAG TCATCTTAAGCCCGTACGGCTTGAACGGGACTCTCACGGGCCAGGGCTTCAAAATGTCGGATCAACCCACTCAGAAGCTCATTGAAGAGTGGCGGCAGTTTTATCCCATCGGCCCCAATCCCAAGGAGATCCAAGAGGAAAAGATGGACGACGGCGACTGGGAGAATGACTCCCTGGCGGCCGTGAAGGTCCTTGTTG CCGGGGTGAGGATGGTGTACCCTTCCTGCCTGGTGCTCCTCCCCCTGACGGACCTCCCCCCAGTCGTCCCTCAAGGCGCATCCAACACCTCAGGAAGCATGTCCAACGCCCAACCAGGCCAGGCCTCTCACAGAGATCCCGCCATGTCCTCTGTCACGCTGACACCACCAACATCACCAGAAGAAGCTCAGACTG ACTATCAGCCAGCACAGAGGTGGCATAAATTGTCCTCTGCATCCGACGGCTACAGTTCAAACAACACTTTTCACGGAGGGAAAATTCCTCGCAGGCTGGCCAGCCACATGGTGGAGTCCGTTTGGCAGGAGTATAACATAAACCGCACTGGGAACAA GAGGAAGTTTACAAACTTGACCAACGGGACCTGTGAGGAGGAGGCAGACAAAACTGTGCTGTGGGATTTCGTGGAGCCCGTCCACAGGCCACATTGCAATTGTTCAAG ACATAAAAATCAGAAGCAGCGACCCAACAACACCTCAGGACACCCGCCGTTGTCAGGCCAGCCCACCCCGCCAGCCCCAAAGCACAAGCTGGCCGAGAAGCTGGAGAAGGGCGAGAAGCAGCAGAAGAGGCCGCAGACTCCCTTTCACCACCGTAACTCTGTGAGCGACGAGCAGCTGCTGGACCCTCAGACCCAGAGGCTTTGTCTGCGAGGGCAGGAAGAGGGCTCCTCTTACCCAAGCCTGCACCACGTGGACACCACGGCGCCCCCCAAAGCACCCACGCTGCTCACCCACGGTCTCCCCACCGACCTCGTCGGctcgccgccacctccgccgcTCAGCCCGCACCCCTGTGACCACGCTGATGGCGACCTGACCCCGGGCGGCATGAAGAACTCATCGCCCATTCACCAGCCCTTTTACCCGCCTTCAGTGGAGCCTTGCGTGCTGCCACAGAAGAGCTCATCGGAGGAGCCCCCTCCAGAAAACATGGCCATGCCTTTACCCTTACCCCCACCCTTTAACGATACGTTGGAGCCCACGGTTTTCATCGGTTCCGCCGTCAACCCTAACGAAGACCCCGGACACAACCCCTGGAAGTATTTCAACCTACCGAGGAAGAAGGCATCCATCTTTCACACGCCTCTCCTACCTGTGGATAAAGTACGAGATGATGCTGGAAGCGGCACGGGAGCAGAAAGTGTCGTGTCGGTTACAGA GTTGATGGCAGGCTCCATGCAGCCTCTTAAAGTGTCCCAGGAACTGGTGAAGACCTACACCCAGCGGAGGAACACAAACCTGTCCTGTATCATTGCGGAGGGCGACCATAACGAGGAGCCAGACCCTTACGCCTTTAATGAAGGGGACGAGGAGTTTAGTTTCAAGGAAAAGAGGGACAAGGCTGCAGCCGACAGGGACGGGAGCAAGAAACACAAG CTGGATGATGGATCGGGGGCTTCAGCTGATG AAGGTCAAGGTTCATCGGGCAGTAAGCCAACCACCTCCACCAGCCTCATCCATGAGAATGATTTGGCCGTGTCCTACAGCGACTTGGATAAAATCTTCAATTCGGATGAAGATGAATTAACG CCTGGATCCAAAAGAGCTGGCGCAGGTGTCGATGACAAGTTTGTCTCGAAAGAAGCAAAGGCCACTTCTTTGGACCCTCTATCTTGTATAA GCACAGCAGATCTGCACAAGATGTTTCCCACCCCACCCTCGCTGGAACAGCAGGGTTACTCCCCCATGAACTCTGGCAGCAAGGACAGCTTGGAAGCGGGGGCGGGCCTCACCCTGCTGGACGGCAGCCAACTCGGCAACCACTTCAAgatggaggtggaggagggTTTCTGTAGCCCCAAGCCTTCTGAAGTGAAG GACTTTTCTTTCGTGTACAAGCCGGAGACGAGTCAGCCATTTACTGGCTGCTCCATGTACGCCCCCCTGAAGACGCTGCCCAGTCAGTGTCTGTTGCCGATCAAGCTGCCAGAGCACAAGTGTGTGTACATGCGCAGCTGGACCATCGGCAAAATGGAGCTGATGCCACCTGTGGTGAACAAAGACAG TAACATCCCAAGTGTGGAGCCCGATGACATCCAGACCCACACCCCTCAGACCCACACGCCTGTCATGTCCAGCAGCGCCCCTCCCAGCAACAGCGGCGCTGGCATCCTCCCCTCTCCGGCCACTCCCCGCTTTTCCGTGCCCACGCCTCGCACTCCGCGCACCCCCAGAACGCCTCGCGGACCCTCCAGCGTCCAAGGCTCGCTCAAATACGACAACTCGGACCTCTACTCGCCCGCTTCCACTTCCTCTACCTGCCGGCCGCTCAGCTCGGTGGAGCCGGCCACCGTCCCCTCCGTCCCGGAGGCCCACAGTCTCTATGTCACGCTCATCCTCTCCGAATCGGTCATGAACCTCTTCAAGGACTGCAATTTTGACAGCtgctgcgtgtgcgtgtgcaacaTGAACATCCGAGGGGCCGACGTGGGCGTGTACCTGAAGGATAACGGCGAGGCCCAGTACCCCTGCACGTGCGGCTTCAGCGCCGTCGCCAATCGCCGCTTCGGCCAGTCCGCCGGGCTCTTCTTGGAGGACGAGCTGGACGTGGTCGGCCGGGGCTCGGACGCCGGCCGCGATACGGAGCGCTGCTTTGAAGAGCTGCGGGCGTCTGCGAAACACAAGTCCTGCGGTCTGAAGGAGAAACCACCCGATGAGCTCATTCTCCTGCTCCAAGACCAATGCACCAACCCATTTGCGCCGATGGCAGGCGTGGAGTACCCCAAACTGAGCGCTAACCCCAGCTCTTTTGTGAGGGTGGAGGAGAGAGACTGTCACAATGACTGCTACATGGCACTGGAGCACGGCAGGCAGTTTATGGACAACATGTCGGGAGGCAAAGTGGATGAAACGCTCGTCAAAAGCACCTGTCTTCATCAGTGGCCAAAATGCAAAT CAGCGGACATGAACAAGCTGTTCTCTCAGGATGTGCTGCGCGTGCTGTTGTCCCTCCAGCCCGTCTTGCAGGACGCCATTCAGAAGAAGAGAAGCGTGCGCTCGTGGGGGGTGCAAGGACCCCTCACCTGGCAGCAGTTTCACAAGATGGCCGGGAGGGGGTCTTACG GTACAGACGAGTCTCCCGAGCCACTGCCCATCCCTACGTTTCTGGTCGGCTACGAGTACGATTTTATGGTTCTGTCCCCCTTTGGCTTGCCCTACTGGGAAAAGCTGCTCCTGGATCCCTTTGGCTCCCAGAGGGATGTCGGCTTTGTCGTCATCTGCCCAGAAAGTGAAACACTCCTCTGCCGGGCCAAGACTTTCTTCAAAGACTTGAGCGCCATGTATGAG GCGTGCCAGCTCGGGCAGCACAGGCCCATCTGCAAAAGTCATCCCGAGGGCATCCTGAAGGTTGGCAGCGCAGAAGACAGGAGCATGGCCGAGCAGCCCCTCAGCGACTGGTtcctcaaaatggccgccagagATCCCAACAGCGAGGCCTTCAAAAAACTAAAAGTCTTTGCTCAAGTGTGCCGCTATGATCTAG CTCCCTATCTATCGGAGCAGTCTCTGGACAGATCGCTCCTCTCCCAACGGAACCCCGTCGCTGCGTCCTCTCCGAAATCTGCCTCTTCTAGCGCTGCCTCAGGACACTCGAACGCCACCAGCACGACACAGAGAAACAGTGCCCCTCCGTCCGCCCCCTCCGGCCCCCAGGCCATGGGTGGGTTGTCGTCATCCAAGCCAGGTGCCTACACCCAGTTTGGGACCGGCGGGTTGCAGGGCGCCACGTCACATAACGGGCCCCAGTCGATCTCGCAGGGCCCGGGTGCGGAAAATGGTGTCACTTCCCAATGCTCAAGTGAACCACCTGAGAG CACAATGGAAAGAGACAAAGTGGGCAAGCCGACAGACGGAGAGTCCCACGCCATCTCCTACCCACCTGCCATCGTGGTGTACATCGTGGACCCGTTCAGTTACACGGACGCTGACCGCGAGGTCCATTCCAGCGCTTACACGCTCGGCCTCCTGCGCTGCTACATGGAGATGCTCCAGTTCCTTCCCGCTCGAATCAGAAATGCCGTCTCCGTGCAG ATTGTCCCATGCCAGTACCTCCTGCAGCCGGTGCACAGCGGCGAGCGTCACCTGTACGGACAGCACCTCAAGTCACTCGCCTTCTCCGTCTTCACGCAGTGTCGGCGGCCCCTGCCAAACTCCACCAACTTTAAATCTCTCACGGGCTTCGGTCCTGGGCTTGCCATCGACATGGCGCTCAAAAACCCAGAG AGGCCGGAGTGTCTGCGTCTATACACACCACCTTTTATTCTGGCACCGGTGAAAGATAAGCAGACGGAGCTTGGCGAGACTTTCGGGGAGGCGTCGCAGAAGTACAACATCCTGTTTGTAGGCTACTGCCTATCTCACGACCAGCGCTGGCTGCTGGCCTCTTGCACCGACCAGCACGGCGAGCTGCTGGAGAGCTGCATCATCAGCATCGACGTGCCTAACAG GGCTCGCAGGAAAATGGGCTCCGCCCGGCGGCTGGGTCTGCAGAAGCTGTGGGATTGGTGCCTGGGCCTGGTGCAGGTGACGTCGCTGCCGTGGAGGGTGGTGATTGGTCGCCTGGGGAGGATGGGCCACGGTGAACTAAGAG ACTGGAGTATTCTGCTGAGCAGAAGGAACCTTCAGTCCCTCAGCAAGCGCCTGAAGGAGACGTGTAGGATGTGCGGCATCTCTGCCGCAGACACTCCCAGCATCCTTAGCGCCTGCCTGGTCGCCATGGAGCCGCAGGGTTCTTTTGTGGTCATGCCAG ATTCCGTGTCAACGGGCTCAGTGTTCGGCCGCAGCACCACGCTCAACATGCAGACGTCGCAGCTGAGTACGCCGCAGGACACGTCGTGCACGCACATCTTGGTGTTCCCCACCTCGGCCATGGTGCAAGTCAACACCAACACGTCGGAACCCATCGACATCAACTTTAACCCGATCAATCCAG ACGGCTCTGACGGAATGGGCATCTTTGACCTGTTTG